From the genome of Danio rerio strain Tuebingen ecotype United States chromosome 2, GRCz12tu, whole genome shotgun sequence, one region includes:
- the oprk1 gene encoding kappa-type opioid receptor isoform 1 (isoform 1 is encoded by transcript variant 1) — MDSNVVQIFKEDKCPSSHPEKCLPNFTWQSAVSDIYNSSLNESWTTEQEAMSPLIPIITAVYSVVFVVGLVGNCLVMYVIIRYTKMKTATNIYIFNLAVADALVTTTMPFQSTDYLLNSWPFGEVVCKVFISIDYYNMFTSIFTLTMMSVDRYVAVCHPVKALDFRTPMKAKIINILIWVLSSAAGIPAMVLGSTQTNNGTTECALQFPDPYVYWDTLMKICVFIFGFVAPLLIITVCYTLMVLRLKSVRLLSGSREKDRNLRRITRLVLVVVAVFVVCWTPIHIFILVKALSHGVPETTSVMAAYFFCVALGYTNSSLNPILYAFLDENFKRCFRDFCCPGRTAGDGRGVSRVRSTLREHTCPAEAKNDGGQGRPV; from the exons CCCTCATCTCACCCTGAGAAGTGTTTACCTAACTTCACATGGCAATCTGCCGTCTCGGACATTTATAACAGTTCTCTGAATGAAAGCTGGACGACCGAGCAGGAAGCTATGTCCCCTCTCATTCCGATCATCACTGCCGTTTACTCCGTGGTGTTTGTTGTTGGACTGGTGGGAAACTGCCTGGTGATGTATGTCATTATCAG ATACACCAAAATGAAAACCGCCACCAACATCTACATTTTCAACCTGGCTGTCGCAGACGCTTTGGTAACCACCACCATGCCCTTTCAGAGCACAGATTACCTGCTGAACTCTTGGCCATTTGGAGAGGTGGTTTGTAAAGTTTTTATCTCCATCGACTACTACAACATGTTCACCAGTATCTTCACTTTAACCATGATGAGTGTGGACCGATATGTGGCCGTCTGCCATCCCGTCAAGGCCCTGGACTTCCGGACACCAATGAAGGCTAAGATCATCAACATCCTCATCTGGGTGCTGTCCTCGGCTGCTGGGATCCCTGCAATGGTTCTTGGAAGCACTCAGACGAACAATG GCACGACAGAGTGTGCTCTGCAGTTTCCAGACCCGTATGTCTACTGGGACACATTGATGAAGATCTGCGTCTTCATCTTTGGCTTCGTGGCTCCTCTTCTCATCATCACCGTTTGCTACACTCTCATGGTTCTGCGCCTCAAGAGCGTTCGCCTGCTTTCAGGTTCACGTGAAAAAGATCGCAACTTGAGACGCATCACTCGATTGGTTCTGGTTGTGGTGGCAGTGTTCGTTGTGTGCTGGACCCCCATTCACATCTTCATCCTGGTCAAAGCTCTTTCGCACGGTGTGCCGGAGACCACATCGGTCATGGCTGCCTACTTTTTCTGTGTGGCGTTGGGGTACACCAACAGCAGCCTGAACCCCATTCTGTACGCCTTCCTTGATGAGAACTTCAAGCGCTGCTTTAGGGACTTCTGCTGCCCAGGTCGGACTGCAGGCGACGGGCGTGGGGTTAGTCGGGTCAGAAGCACTCTCCGAGAGCACACGTGCCCAGCAGAGGCCAAAAATGATGGAGGCCAGGGTCGACCCGTATGA
- the oprk1 gene encoding kappa-type opioid receptor isoform 1x (isoform 1x is encoded by transcript variant 1), protein MDSNVVQIFKEDKCPSSHPEKCLPNFTWQSAVSDIYNSSLNESWTTEQEAMSPLIPIITAVYSVVFVVGLVGNCLVMYVIIRYTKMKTATNIYIFNLAVADALVTTTMPFQSTDYLLNSWPFGEVVCKVFISIDYYNMFTSIFTLTMMSVDRYVAVCHPVKALDFRTPMKAKIINILIWVLSSAAGIPAMVLGSTQTNNGTTECALQFPDPYVYWDTLMKICVFIFGFVAPLLIITVCYTLMVLRLKSVRLLSGSREKDRNLRRITRLVLVVVAVFVVCWTPIHIFILVKALSHGVPETTSVMAAYFFCVALGYTNSSLNPILYAFLDENFKRCFRDFCCPGRTAGDGRGVSRVRSTLREHTCPAEAKNDGGQGRPVXLAVELSSFHGREDSNDLGLTQITTAI, encoded by the exons CCCTCATCTCACCCTGAGAAGTGTTTACCTAACTTCACATGGCAATCTGCCGTCTCGGACATTTATAACAGTTCTCTGAATGAAAGCTGGACGACCGAGCAGGAAGCTATGTCCCCTCTCATTCCGATCATCACTGCCGTTTACTCCGTGGTGTTTGTTGTTGGACTGGTGGGAAACTGCCTGGTGATGTATGTCATTATCAG ATACACCAAAATGAAAACCGCCACCAACATCTACATTTTCAACCTGGCTGTCGCAGACGCTTTGGTAACCACCACCATGCCCTTTCAGAGCACAGATTACCTGCTGAACTCTTGGCCATTTGGAGAGGTGGTTTGTAAAGTTTTTATCTCCATCGACTACTACAACATGTTCACCAGTATCTTCACTTTAACCATGATGAGTGTGGACCGATATGTGGCCGTCTGCCATCCCGTCAAGGCCCTGGACTTCCGGACACCAATGAAGGCTAAGATCATCAACATCCTCATCTGGGTGCTGTCCTCGGCTGCTGGGATCCCTGCAATGGTTCTTGGAAGCACTCAGACGAACAATG GCACGACAGAGTGTGCTCTGCAGTTTCCAGACCCGTATGTCTACTGGGACACATTGATGAAGATCTGCGTCTTCATCTTTGGCTTCGTGGCTCCTCTTCTCATCATCACCGTTTGCTACACTCTCATGGTTCTGCGCCTCAAGAGCGTTCGCCTGCTTTCAGGTTCACGTGAAAAAGATCGCAACTTGAGACGCATCACTCGATTGGTTCTGGTTGTGGTGGCAGTGTTCGTTGTGTGCTGGACCCCCATTCACATCTTCATCCTGGTCAAAGCTCTTTCGCACGGTGTGCCGGAGACCACATCGGTCATGGCTGCCTACTTTTTCTGTGTGGCGTTGGGGTACACCAACAGCAGCCTGAACCCCATTCTGTACGCCTTCCTTGATGAGAACTTCAAGCGCTGCTTTAGGGACTTCTGCTGCCCAGGTCGGACTGCAGGCGACGGGCGTGGGGTTAGTCGGGTCAGAAGCACTCTCCGAGAGCACACGTGCCCAGCAGAGGCCAAAAATGATGGAGGCCAGGGTCGACCCGTATGACTAGCCGTGGAGCTGTCATCTTTTCATGGTCGAGAGGACTCCAATGACTTGGGACTGACACAGATCACAACCGCCATCTGA
- the chmp5a gene encoding charged multivesicular body protein 5 isoform X1 produces the protein MNRIFGRSKQAASPNLSDCIGNVDTRIESIDKKIARIDAELMKYKDQMKKMRDGPSKNTVKQKAMRVLKQKRMYEGQRDQLSQQSFNMEQANYTIQSLRDTKTTVEAMKIGAKEMKKAYKQVKMDQIEDLQDQLEDMMEEANEVQEALSRSYGTPEIDEDELEAELDALGDELLLDDDSSYLDEASSAPSIPEGMPSDTKTNKDGVLVDEFGLPQIPAT, from the exons ATGAACCGAATTTTCGGTCGGAGCAAACAAGCGGCGTCTCCCAACCTTTCTGACTGCATAGGCAAT GTGGACACGAGGATTGAGTCAATCGACAAGAAAATAGCGAGAATCGATGCCGAGCTCATGAAGTATAAGGACCAGATGAAGAAGATGAGGGATGGACCCTCAAAA AATACAGTGAAGCAGAAGGCAATGAGAGTGCTGAAACAGAAGAGAAT GTATGAGGGCCAAAGAGATCAACTTTCTCAACAGTCTTTTAATATGGAACAAGCCAACTATACAATCCAGTCTTTAAGGGACACCAAAACAACA GTGGAAGCTATGAAGATTGGAGCAAAAGAAATGAAGAAAGCATACAAACAAGTGAAGATGGATCAGATTGAA GACCTGCAGGATCAACTGGAGGACATGATGGAAGAGGCCAACGAAGTACAGGAAGCTCTCAGTCGCAGCTACGGCACACCAGAGATCGACGAGGATGAACtggaagcag AACTGGATGCTCTGGGAGATGAGTTGCTGCTGGATGATGATAGCTCTTATTTAGACGAAGCCTCATCTGCTCCCTCTATTCCTGAAGGAATGCCCAGTGACACCAAAACTAATAAG GATGGCGTTCTGGTGGATGAGTTTGGCCTGCCACAGATCCCTGCTACATAA
- the chmp5a gene encoding charged multivesicular body protein 5 isoform X2, with amino-acid sequence MISSQNTVKQKAMRVLKQKRMYEGQRDQLSQQSFNMEQANYTIQSLRDTKTTVEAMKIGAKEMKKAYKQVKMDQIEDLQDQLEDMMEEANEVQEALSRSYGTPEIDEDELEAELDALGDELLLDDDSSYLDEASSAPSIPEGMPSDTKTNKDGVLVDEFGLPQIPAT; translated from the exons ATGATCTCTTCACAGAATACAGTGAAGCAGAAGGCAATGAGAGTGCTGAAACAGAAGAGAAT GTATGAGGGCCAAAGAGATCAACTTTCTCAACAGTCTTTTAATATGGAACAAGCCAACTATACAATCCAGTCTTTAAGGGACACCAAAACAACA GTGGAAGCTATGAAGATTGGAGCAAAAGAAATGAAGAAAGCATACAAACAAGTGAAGATGGATCAGATTGAA GACCTGCAGGATCAACTGGAGGACATGATGGAAGAGGCCAACGAAGTACAGGAAGCTCTCAGTCGCAGCTACGGCACACCAGAGATCGACGAGGATGAACtggaagcag AACTGGATGCTCTGGGAGATGAGTTGCTGCTGGATGATGATAGCTCTTATTTAGACGAAGCCTCATCTGCTCCCTCTATTCCTGAAGGAATGCCCAGTGACACCAAAACTAATAAG GATGGCGTTCTGGTGGATGAGTTTGGCCTGCCACAGATCCCTGCTACATAA
- the bag1 gene encoding BAG family molecular chaperone regulator 1 — MAENALTVTVAYGTTKHSITLTGQDGHEPLLKDLCEALTEATGVPAPSQKIIFKGKSLKEMEEPLSGFGIKQGCKMMMIGKRNSPEEEVELKKLKDIEKSVEQTAKKLEKVDGELTGLKNGFLAKELQAEALNKLDQRVKVAAEQFMKILEEIDGMSLPESFSDCRMKKKGLVKTVQGYLAQCDKVEAGISDHLAKIQTKNLALAE; from the exons ATGGCGGAGAATGCCTTGACAGTGACAGTTGCTTATG GCACAACCAAACACAGCATCACTTTAACAGGTCAAGATGGACATGAACCACTGTTGAAGGATTTGTGTGAGGCGCTGACAGAAGCCACCGGAGTACCAGCACCATCCCAGAAAATCATATTTAAAG GGAAGTCATTAAAGGAAATGGAAGAGCCGCTGTCTGGCTTTGGAATAAAGCAGGGTTGTAAAATGATGATGATTGGAAAAAGG AACAGCCCCGAGGAGGAAGTTGAACTAAAAAAACTTAAAGATATTGAAAAGTCAGTGGAACAAACCGCTAAGAAGCTTGAGAAGGTGGACGGTGAACTCACTGGACTGAAGAAC GGTTTTCTTGCGAAGGAGTTGCAGGCTGAGGCGCTAAACAAACTGGACCAAAGAGTGAAAGTTGCTGCCGAACAGTTCATGAAGATCCTTGAGGAAATAGATGGAATG AGCTTGCCTGAGAGTTTTAGCGATTGCAGGATGAAGAAAAAAGGACTTGTAAAAACTGTTCAG ggGTACTTAGCGCAGTGTGACAAAGTTGAAGCTGGAATATCAGATCACCTGGCCAAGATTCAGACTAAAAACTTAGCCTTAGCAGAGTGA
- the myl12.2 gene encoding myosin, light chain 12, genome duplicate 2: MSSKRAKGKTTKKRPQRATSNVFAMFDQSQIQEFKEAFNMIDQNRDGFIDKEDLHDMLASLGKNPTDEYLEAMMNEAPGPINFTMFLTMFGEKLNGTDPEDVIKNAFACFDEEGTGFIQEDYLRELLTTMGDRFTDEEVDELFREAPIDKKGNFNYVEFTRILKHGAKDKDD, encoded by the exons ATGTCTAGCAAAAGGGCTAAGGGAAAGACCACCAAAAAGCGCCCCCAGCGGGCCACGTCAAACGTGTTTGCCATGTTCGACCAGTCGCAGATCCAGGAGTTCAAGGAAGCTTTCAACATGATCGACCAGAACCGCGATGGCTTCATTGATAAGGAGGATCTGCATGATATGTTGGCATCCTTAG GTAAGAACCCCACAGATGAATATCTGGAGGCGATGATGAATGAAGCCCCTGGTCCCATCAACTTCACTATGTTCCTCACAATGTTTGGAGAGAAACTCAATGGCACAGACCCTGAGGATGTTATCAAAAATGCCTTTGCTTGTTTTGACGAGGAGGGGACAG GTTTTATTCAGGAGGACTATCTGAGGGAGCTCTTGACCACTATGGGAGACAGATTTACAGATGAAGAAGTAGACGAGCTCTTTCGAGAGGCTCCTATTGACAAGAAAGGAAACTTCAACTATGTGGAATTCACACGCATCCTGAAGCACGGCGCTAAAGACAAGGACGATTAG